The following coding sequences are from one Numenius arquata chromosome 29, bNumArq3.hap1.1, whole genome shotgun sequence window:
- the PTGES3 gene encoding LOW QUALITY PROTEIN: prostaglandin E synthase 3 (The sequence of the model RefSeq protein was modified relative to this genomic sequence to represent the inferred CDS: deleted 2 bases in 1 codon) — MRRSGGGRRRGGYFAASPALGAAAAARAGHCGSEAAPSPEPAAAAADTGLTRAAAPAPPPEPPPGPPPQERQPEPPLSAMQPASAKWYDRRDYVFIEFCVEDSKDVNVNFEKSKLTFSCLGGSDNFKHLNEIDLFNNIDPNESKHKRTDRSILCCLRKGESGQAWPRLTKERAKLNWLSVDFNNWKDWEDDSDEDMSNFDRFSEMMNNMGGDDDVDLPEVDGADDDSPDSDDEKMPDLE, encoded by the exons atgcgcaggagcggcggcgggcggcggcgcggcgggtaTTTTGCTGCGTCACCAGCGCTGGGCGCCGCCGCTGCCGCGCGCGCGGGGCATTGTGGGAGCGAGGCCGCCCCGAGCCCcgagcccgccgccgccgccgcagacACGGGCCTGACCCGCGCAgccgcc cccgcaccgccgccggagccgccgccgggcccACCCCCACAGGAGCGCCAGCCGGAGCCGCCGCTATCCGCCAT GCAGCCTGCTTCTGCGAAGTGGTACGACCGAAGGGACTACGTCTTTATTGAGTTTTGCGTTGAAGACAGTAAAGATGTTAATGTAAATTTTGAAAAATCCAAACTTACGTTCAG TTGTCTTGGAGGAAGTGAtaactttaaacatttaaacgAAATTGACCTTTTTAATAATATTGATCCAAAT gaaTCAAAGCATAAAAGAACAGACAGATCTATCTTGTGTTGTTTACGAAAAGGAGAATCTGGTCAGGCATGGCCGAGGTTAACAAAAGAGAGGGCAAAG CTCAACTGGCTCAGCGTGGACTTCAACAACTGGAAAGACTGGGAAGATGATTCAGATGAAGACATGTCCAATTTTGATCGCTTTTCTGAG ATGATGAACAACATGGGCGGAGACGACGACGTAGACTTGCCAGAAGTAGATGGGGCAGACGAT gactCACCAGACAGTGATGATGAAA aAATGCCAGATCTGGAGTAA